A window of Cryptomeria japonica chromosome 3, Sugi_1.0, whole genome shotgun sequence contains these coding sequences:
- the LOC131050068 gene encoding probable inactive receptor kinase At1g27190 has protein sequence MSCAVDAMTMFGYFILLSFLFFHLPLCHSLTQLPEFDEDDIKCLNQTKAELTDPNQSLFTWRFGNSSQGFICNFVGIQCWHNDDGRLLSVKLPGMELSGHFPSGLKYCGSLTNLDLSSNSLSGTIPKDLCKWLPFLVQIDLSSNQFTGPIPPELANCTYLDVLHLNDNQLSGSIPWELTRLERLNDFNFANNMLTGPIPAKWASNSSDLFSGNPALCSKPLSRGCGRPNSVNLVVVAAFVLYGIAIVTWGILCIRGWFSRQASRGSPLPPYRQPLDHVKIRRSKKVCMFEKPINKMRVGDLADATHNFSEDNILWSDSTGVFYKAELPDGSLLTVKRLRICEQSEKEFKWEMKTLGHLRHRNLLPLLGYCIADDQERLLVYKYMARGTLLNCFHGLHRDQNELDWPTKLRICIGISRGLAWLHHICNPHIIHRNICSGVVYMDNDYEPRISGFGLARFSSDGGETRISISSQQNLGNEFQYAAPEQWRNIPSMATMKGDVYSFGVVVLEIVTGLKPDDVLMERESEKELMLIEWIRGNGADAERAVEKYVKESCLLSEEEKSMVEEMMEIGFRCVRFNAEERPSMYQAYESLTKIGDRYGIWDDEEEIPIEWAARLKYN, from the coding sequence ATGAGCTGCGCTGTGGACGCCATGACAATGTTTGGATATTTTATCCTCCTCTCTTTCCTCTTCTTTCACTTGCCTCTCTGCCACAGCCTCACGCAATTACCAGAGTTTGATGAAGATGACATTAAGTGCCTCAACCAGACCAAAGCAGAATTGACTGATCCAAATCAGTCTCTTTTCACATGGCGGTTTGGGAACAGCAGCCAAGGCTTTATCTGCAACTTTGTGGGAATTCAGTGCTGGCATAACGATGACGGCAGACTTCTAAGCGTTAAGCTCCCTGGAATGGAGCTTTCGGGGCATTTCCCCAGCGGCTTGAAGTACTGTGGGAGCTTGACTAACTTGGATCTCTCTAGCAATAGTCTTTCAGGCACAATCCCAAAGGATCTGTGCAAATGGCTTCCCTTTCTTGTGCAAATTGATCTTTCGTCAAACCAGTTTACTGGGCCAATTCCCCCCGAGCTCGCTAATTGTACTTATCTGGATGTACTGCACCTGAATGACAACCAACTTAGTGGTTCGATACCATGGGAATTGACGCGGCTGGAGCGGCTCAACGACTTCAATTTTGCAAATAATATGCTTACAGGTCCAATACCTGCTAAGTGGGCCTCTAATAGCAGTGACCTCTTTTCGGGTAACCCTGCACTATGTTCGAAACCCTTGAGCAGGGGATGTGGAAGACCAAATTCAGTTAATCTGGTGGTTGTTGCTGCGTTTGTGCTTTACGGCATTGCAATTGTTACCTGGGGCATTCTCTGCATTCGTGGCTGGTTTTCAAGACAAGCATCTCGAGGATCGCCACTGCCGCCATATAGGCAGCCTCTCGATCATGTAAAAATTCGGAGGTCCAAAAAAGTTTGTATGTTCGAGAAGCCCATAAATAAAATGAGAGTGGGTGACCTTGCGGATGCCACGCACAACTTCAGCGAAGACAACATCCTATGGAGTGACAGCACCGGGGTCTTTTACAAGGCTGAGCTGCCCGACGGCTCTCTGCTGACGGTAAAGAGGTTGAGGATTTGCGAGCAGAGTGAAAAGGAGTTCAAGTGGGAGATGAAGACATTAGGGCATCTGAGGCACCGCAATCTGCTCCCACTTCTGGGTTACTGCATTGCCGACGACCAAGAGCGGCTGCTCGTCTACAAATACATGGCCAGAGGAACTCTCCTGAATTGCTTCCACGGCCTCCACAGAGACCAGAATGAGTTGGACTGGCCCACCAAGCTTAGGATTTGTATCGGCATTTCAAGAGGACTGGCGTGGCTTCATCACATCTGCAATCCTCATATAATCCACCGCAATATATGTTCAGGAGTAGTTTATATGGACAATGATTATGAGCCCCGCATCAGTGGGTTCGGATTAGCCAGATTTAGCAGCGATGGAGGTGAGACTCGCATCAGCATTTCTTCCCAGCAGAATTTGGGGAACGAATTCCAATACGCTGCGCCGGAACAGTGGAGGAATATTCCGTCTATGGCCACAATGAAAGGGGATGTATACAGCTTTGGAGTGGTTGTGCTTGAAATCGTAACGGGACTGAAGCCTGACGATGTACTGATGGAAAGGGAAAGTGAGAAGGAGTTGATGCTGATCGAGTGGATACGTGGGAACGGCGCGGACGCAGAGCGAGCAGTAGAGAAATATGTGAAGGAGAGCTGTTTATTGTCGGAGGAAGAGAAATCaatggtggaggagatgatggagaTAGGTTTTAGGTGTGTAAGATTTAACGCAGAAGAAAGGCCTTCAATGTATCAAGCATACGAATCTTTGACTAAAATTGGCGACAGATATGGAATTTGGGACGACGAGGAGGAAATACCGATTGAATGGGCAGCTCGATTGAAATATAATTGA